The following DNA comes from Zonotrichia leucophrys gambelii isolate GWCS_2022_RI chromosome 4A, RI_Zleu_2.0, whole genome shotgun sequence.
cctgagcagccctgctttCTGCCAGTCCATAGCCACCAGCATTAATTAGCTCAACAATTACAGGAtggggatgcactgagttctggCTGTCCCCAGTGGGGCAGTGTCTCAGTGGGACTCACCACATCACTTGACTGCACCCCGGGAGGAGTGGGGCAAGCTGCTGGCATCTTTGCACTTCTTCAGTTCCCCTCCTTGGGGTCTCCCTTCCTCACCTTCTCAGCTGCCTGTCCTGAGCAGGGAcggccagctgggctggggacagccagagggGACAGTCACCATCCCTTCACATGCCCCCTGCTCCAGgacctggcagcaggagcagggtccCAGGTGCTGTTTTTCTTGCAGAGGAGTATGAGGAGCAGTACACCGAGAGCAGGGTCACTGGGCAGACCTTCCGTGCTGCTGGTCACCCGCCCTCCGACACCTCCCCTGAACCATCACCTCGACCCCCACCTGCCAAGCGCCTTGAGTTCGTGCTTATGGTGAGTTCTGAGGTGGCAGGGCGGGCAGCAAGTCCCTGTTTGTGTTCCACCCTTGTGCCTTTAGTGGCTGACGTGCCTTTCTCCCTGTAGCCCCCGAGCCAGCGAGCGGCCGAAGAGGAGaccaccagcagcactgtgctcaGTGCTCGGCCTCCTGACAcctccctgagcctccccaCCAGTCCAGACAAGCAGCAACCCTGGCCCAGTGCTTTCCCCTTGCCCCCTGAGGAGGAGAAGCAGtggcaccagcccagctccatccagaCCAACATTGTCCCCATCAATGTCTCTGGTAGGGCAGCACCCCATGGCAAgatggggggacacggggtgcAGGCAGAGATGTGCCCCAGCAGCCATCTGGGGCAGGGGATGGGTGGTGggagggggctgtggctgcaagCTGTGTTCCTGTGGGTTAGGTGGGcaccagggcagagaggggacagcagggccatgCTGGCATCCATCACTCCCAGCCATCTCTCATGCCATCTGCAACTTTGTGCGTCCAGTCCGCTGGTCATGCTGCTGGCAGGTCTCACATCCCTTATGTAATGTCCAGCCAGTCAGGTCTGTTGTCACCTGGGCTCTCACCACATACTGTGCACCCTGCCTGACTCACCTGTCTcccctgtctgtccatctgctcATCCTCTCAgggccacagctcccagcagcgcAGTCCTGCCCAGTCCTTGCAGACACAGGTGCCATGCTCTGGCCCAGGTCAGAGTCAGGGGCTAGTGACTGGGTGAGGTGCCCCTTCTgaaaggcaaaggtgtctctcTGCACTTTCCCTCCACCatggagagctgtgccagggccacattggtccctttccctctccatgCCTCATGTACCCATCCCCGGTCTGGCTCAGCTCAGTGGTGTAGGGCCCAGCCTCACCAGCACAGACTAGTGCCTGTCATGCAGTGCAGGGCTGGTCTCTGTGGCTTTCCATCCATCCCACTTCCATCTGCAGCATTCCCACCGTGCCTCCATTTCCCCCGTGCTCATCTCACATGGCTCACACCATCGTCCTGCATCCCACACTcccacctgtgtcaccatgccgggctggggacagcagagaacaCAGGTGATGGAGGGGCCGAGCTCCCGGCCCAGCAGCGGCTCCGGCACCGCCCGTACGCTGTTTGTTTTGGCTACAGGGCAGCACTTTGCTAGGCTTGCGAGTGCTCGTCACTCCCTGTTTAACACAGAGACTGCGATGAACCCAAAGTCCACCCTGCGGCGTAGACGGACCATTATTGGATTCCCTAACCTGTCCCTGCGAGACCAAGGTGACGGCAAGAAGCGCGCAGGCTGctcccgggcagggctggcagcccccagagctgccctgatgGTGGCACAGCCATCCCGAGGctggcagccagcccaggcacagacccctgggctctggggacacccagaccACGGGGAGGTGCAGGCATCACACTGGCTCTGCGCCCTCCCAAGGCACTGAGGTGCTGGGCTcactggtgacactgggctggcctggggctggtCTGGCATGAGGGACAGCCCCTTCATCCTGAGTCAGGATTCTGAGGCAGGAGTAACCCAGCCTCGGCTCCAAGAAGGAggcctccctgtgcccatttcCCCATGGGCAGACCCTGTCTCAGgctgccatggctgtggggCACACACCTGGCCAGGTCTTTGGTGGGGCTGGCGAGCTGGCCATGCCATGTGAGAGCGGCTGGAGTGCATGTGAGAGTGGCTGGAGTGCTTCCAGGCTGGCATTGGACCCTTGGGAACAGCAGCCACTGTGGTTCAGAGgtgctgtcctgctgtcccctaTGGAAGGTGCAGAGAAATCAGAGCCAGCCTCTCTCTGAAGGGAGGTAGAGACAGGAAGAGAAGCCATGACACCAGCTGCTCCAAGGCAGTTTTCACGGGGTAGGAGGAAGGTTTCTTCCCATGACAGTGGTCAGACCATCAATAGGATGGTCACGGCTCCTCCTTGGAGTCAGTCAGACCTCAGCCCACCACAGCCTTGAGCGTTGCTGTCTGCTGGGGGTGTTCAGAGTGGGGTTGCTGGCTCCTGTGATGGGGTGGCACTGTGAGCCACcatgtccctctctgtcccagctggcAATGCCTGACCTGGCTCCTCCTGAACCCCATCTGACTCCCCACcatggagcagcaccagggcaacACTTTGGTTGCCATGGGACTGATGTCCCCATGTGTAGAGcctcctgctgtggctgcttaTTTGCCCCTGGCACATTCCAGCGTGCCGTCAGACCCACATTTTATGCCTGGGCAGAGGTGCAGCCTCCAGACTGGCCACAGGCTGGGACAGCATGCAGAGGAGGGCCATGTCCCTGTGAGGGAGGCGGGATGGTGCTCACCAGGCTGTgtctctccctgcaggcagtgccAACGGCCCCACCTCCAGCACACACGCGCCCATCGATGagtccctgtcctgcagctttGTGCCTGAGACCACGAGCAGGGGCACTGTGCCCCAGGAGATCAGCGCTCGTCCGCCCCTTTCAGCCCCACTGAGGAAGACCTTCAGTGACCTCGGGGCCCTTCGCTGCCAGCCACCTGCTGccatggatggggcagccaacccctgtgccagtgcctgcaATGGGACACAGGGCATCCCTTTTTCTCCGCCCTGGACCCCCGTGGGTTATGGGAGCCCCCCCAGCCTTACCTCTGGCCCAGGCAAGGGGCCCACCTGCACCTCACCGGGCGGCTTCATCCCATCACCCAGCCCAGGTTCACCCGCCGCCTCCACCTCCTTCTTCATCGCCACAGAAGAGCGCATGGGCAGCAATGGGCCCAGCTTTTTCTCTGGCCCAGTGCCTGCTTCCccccccagctccaggtgcATCCAGGGAGCCAAGGGGAATTTCTTGCCAGGAAGCCaagaggagctggagccagcggcagggccagcacagctggaggtgGAGCGGGCAGGGTGCCGGTTCCGTGAGCGGTCACTGTCGGTGCCCACTGACTCGGGGTCCCTCTGCTCTGTAGACATCACATATGCTGAGACCCGGCGGGGCAGCGCCAACTACGCTCTGGGCTACCCCAGCGCCAGCTCCgagggcagcaccagcaccgaCAACgtctccctggggctggagcctgaggggcagcggcggcggcgctccAAGAGCATCTCCCTGAAGAAGGCCAAGAAGAAGCCCTCGCCGCCCACGCGCAGCGTCTCACTGATCAAAGAGGGGCCGGATGGTGATGAGGGGCTCAGTGCGGCACTGCCCAAGGACCAGCGGCCCAAGAGCCTGTGCATCCCACCAGAGCTCCAGGGTCACCGGCTGGTGCACGCCGACCCTCAGGGGAGTGCAGGCAGGGAGCCCAACAGCACAACTGCCCCCCACCAGTGGCATCTCACAGACtggagggctggcagtgatCCCTACCAGTCCCTCTCTGGCTCAAGCACAACCACAGGGACCACGGCTGTTGAGTGTGCCAAGACACGGGGCAGCTCTGAGTCCCTCGTGTCTCCTTCAGTCTCCAGGGCCACGAcgccctcccagctctctgccgAGGCAGACCTCAAGACCTCCTCGCCAGGCAGGCCCACAGGGCTGATGTCCCCATCCAGCGGGTACTCCAGCCAGTCAGAGACCCCAACCCCCACCGTACCCACCTCCACCATCCTCGGGCACTCCCCGCACCAGGTGCGTGTGAGGCCACTGGTCCCCGAGAGGAAATCCTCTCTGCCCCCCACATCCCCCATGGAGAGGAGCCCCAAGGGCAGGCTGTCCTTCGACCTCCCACTGACTCCACCCGCCCACCTCGACCTCTCAGGGCTGAAGATCTCCCTGAAGGGGAAGACTAAGGTCAGCCGGCACCACTCTGACTCCACCTTTGGCACCAAGCTGGCCCAGAAGACCAGTCCCATCACACCCATCATGCCCGTGGTGACACAGTCCGACCTGCGCTCTGTCCGCCTCCGCTCCATCAGCCGCTCAGAGCCAGAGGACAGCGCTGATGGCCCAGAACACACAGAGGAGCCAGCACAcatcccctgcccagggccGGAGAGAAAAGTGAAGCCACCTGTGGCAGAGAAGCCACCCCTGGCCAGGCGCCCCCCGTGCATCCTGCCCAAGCCCCCAGTTCTGCGGGAGgagggtcccctgtcccccaaatccccaccagGCACTACCGCCAAGGAGAaggggctggcacaggatgCTTTTGTGGTGCGGCGGAGAGGGGAGCTGAGgaggagctcagctctgggggAGTCCCACTTGTCCCTGACCCCAGCGGGGCCCCGGCggctctcccagggcagcctggacGAGCGGAGCAGTGCCGAGGGCGAGCGCAGGAAGGCCAAGGTACCCCCGCCAGTGCCCAAAAAGCCCAGCGTGCTGTACCTGCCactcatcccagccccagcacagctgggagctggtgTGGGGGACCTGccacccacccccagccccatcatCACCCTGGACACTGACCCCACCTGCTGCGACCCTGACGCTGAGGAGCCGCCATCCCCCAAGGCCGTGGGCACCACGCCTGCCAGCGAGCCTGCCCCAGAGCAAGGTGAGGGTCTCTCCACCACTGTGGTGGGATCACCCCAGGGATAATGGTGCTCCATGCTGCACAGGGGATTCACTGCTGGCTTCTCCCTGACcacaggcagctcagcagaAGCTGGCATGGAAGAGAAGAGCTTTGCCAGTGACAAGACAGCCGAGTCCATCGTGGAGGAGGACGATGAGGTGTTCACAACGTCCCGCACTACGGAGGATCTCTTCACAGTGATCCACAGGTAAGGCTGGTGCATGCACCCGAGGGGACAGCCCCTGCACCCActgtcacagctctgggtgTAGTGTCTCTCCACCATGACAGCTCCATTTTCCATACTGGGGCCAATGTTCATCCTTGGGGACAGCCCAGTTGCTGCTACCTTGAGCAGAGTGCAACCAGCAGGGAGAGTCCAGATTAGTCCTACCTGCCAGGAGCACCACCTGCCATGCCCATGTTATCACCTTGCCCCAGTGGAGCAGGCTGGGCACTACCATGCCCCTCGCTCTGGGACCTCACCCCAGTCCCAGACTGCTCCTACCCGTGTCCCTTTGGTGCCTAGGTCAAAGAGGAAGGTCCTGGGGAGGAAAGAGCCTGGTGACACCTTCAGCAGCCGACCCACCTCCCACTCACCTGTAAAGACTTCAAGCTCCCCAGCTGGTGAgtctctggcagcagcaggcagcagtgggaaGTCTTCCAGCAGGAATGAGGATTTTAAAGCCCTGCTCCAgaagaagagcagcaaaacaagccCTGGTACTCGGCCATCTGCCGCTGAACTGCTCAAGACCACAAACCCGCTGGCCCGGAGGGTCATCACAGAGTTTGCCCCTGAGCTGGACAGTGCAAACAGCCCCAAAAGCCAGCCCTGACCACACAGGGGCTCCTCCAGCCGAGAGGAGAGAGCGCTGCAGAGAGAGCGCTGCTGCAAagggctgtcctggctgctggggagccCCTGTATCCTGCTGGGGGGTTCTTCTGCTTTTGTTCCTtacctggagagctgctggcagagaggCAGTAGCTGGAGCCCAAGCTCTCATGACTCTGGGCCCTTCCCATGGGAGAAGTTGCTGGAACTGGCCCTGGCTGAGCCAGCTCCTGGGACTGAAGGCACCTGCCCAGGAAGCAGAACAGGATCACAGCCCCTGGTGTTGCCTGATGCCTGGTGCAAAGCAGCTTGAGACTCTCTGGTCCCTTCGGCATGTGGTACTTTAAACAGATTTTCTAATGCACAGTGGTGGTGATGTTTGATTCTCTTCCCTTTGACATTGTACCTTGAGTTTCCCATGCAGAGATCCCCTGGTTGAATTCAGCTGGACACACAGATGCactttgggaagatgccagggGTTCAGCTGGATCTGCGGTTGCTTTTGAAGAGTCACAGGAGGTTCCCTGTCATTGCCCTGAACATCCTCCCTGTCACACAGGGAACTGGCAGCCAGCGTCCACAGCCAGCGCCACCACCTCAAGCCAAACCCCCACCCCTTGAAAGCccccaaaatgctgcattttggaGCTCCTCAGCTCAGTCCAAAAACAAACCTTGGGGTCTTCTCCACTACCAGTCCCCCCTGGCCTCACTGCACAGGGGGTCTGGCAGCCGCCCCACTCCCACGCCAGGGGTCCTGCacccagctgccagctggggcaATGAGGGTGCTGTGCCACGGGAAGGAAGCTCGtacccagctctgcctcctgcatcTCCACAACAGACCCTGCGACAacttctcctgcagccctggccaccAGAGGTCCTGAGATGCTACCAAGATGGTGGCTGGAATCCAGATGGACTTCACCTGAGCCACCTCCCTGGTGGCTCCGGGGTCCCCCCAGGATTGTCCACCACTCACCTGTGCCCACTGGCCACCAAGGAGCTGAGCAAGGCCAAGTGGGACACGTGCCATCAGGGCATGTGCACAGGGCCATGGAAGAGAGTTTGCACGTCCCCAGGTGGGATTTGTCGTCCTCACCCCCAGCTGCCTCTTCCTGGCCGGGCTCCAGCATGGGGGCCCAGCAGCCAGTAGCAGAGGCTGTGGtgtgggctcagggcagggcagggaggaaacacgagctctgagcaggagcaTGGCCACATGCCCAGAGAAACAGGAAGGGCCAGCCATGGCTGACAAGGAAACAGAGTGTTTAGGGAAATTTCTGCTTGATTCCTTGATGTATTTCCACACACTCCAgccttcctgtgctgcagggggaGCCGTGCAGTGggtccaggcagcagcagggcaccaCAGCACTGCTTCAGCTGCCCCTCTGAGgggcctgggctgctctggggggtCTCTGCCtcaccaggagctctggggagcaCAACCCAGGCAAACACTTCCCCATCCTTTGCCACCACCTTGGATCTGATCCCACTGAGGCTCCGGTGggttcccctcccctccctcctggtACTTGCCcatctctctctttcctctcccagggctgcagattTAAGCCTGTAATTAAGAGCCAGGCTGagaaactcaggaaaaaaaatcacaaaaaaagcTCCAATGAATGTCCACATTTCACCCTTATCCCATGGCCTCAGCTAGTGGCAGGGTGCTGGCGTGGGATGGGGCCAGGGCACAGCTTGGGAAGCTCTGGGAACAGGTACATTTTGCACATGACTGCTCAGGAAACCAGGGACAGAGTCGATAaagggggctggggacaagcacagggcagggaccccCCTGCAACAGCCCCAGCACCACTGGCAGCTGGAGTGGCCGATGCTGCTGGGGTGAAATATCCAAGTGGACCAGAGGTCAGCTGTGGGACAGAGGTTGGCCATGAGATGGAGATCCTAATTTCCCTGGCCGGAGGAACGTGCTCTTGCTGGGGCTCTTCCTGGCTGAGCGCTCGTCTCTGGCcgctctctccctgctccccctggcTGCAGCTACTCCACTGGGAAGGCAGTGGGTTCCCGGGACGAGTCCGGCCggcaggacagccctgccccggcgTGCGGGCCGCCAAGGTGCCAACTATGGAATGCTGTACTTTTTATCTCGCCAGCTTGGTAAagtgctccctgctgcctgcctgtgcctgtTCTTCTTTGGGCTGCTGAgggactggggctggggaggtgggCACCTCCTGACTGCCCTGGGAGAAGAACCGGCCCTATTTGCTGGGGCTTTTCACGGCGTTTGCCGCGCACTCCGGTGTCCCCGTGGCTCTGGAGCGGGGGGGGCGCAGGGACACGGTGAGGGGTCAGGGGCGGCCCAGGCTGGGCGCTGGGGAGAGGCCGGAGGGGGGCCCGGGGATGGTGTGAGGGGCTGCGGACGGACTTGGCGTCCggggagaaggtgggatggatGAGAGGGACAGAACAGTCCGGGGGGACTGCTGGGGTAACTCCTcgtgctgggagggagctggggacagccctggacCCTGGGCACAGGCCGAGGGGAGAACTGGAGTTGGGGAGGGGTGGATCGGGAATTGGAATCCTGGGGCCGGTGGGATGGATGAGGGGACAGCCCTCAGTGTTGGGGCCAGCCCTGGGCGGGCGCTGGGTACGATCGTGGATGCCGAACGCAGCCCTGCGTGCCGGGTGCCCACAGCCCCGTCCGGGCAGGCACATCACCGTGTCCCGCAGCCCCGTGGGGCAGCTCCATGCCGGCACCGCGCGGGCAGCCGGGGGCCTCGGGGCGGGGCGGTGCAAGGGCGGCCCCGCCCTGCGGGGAGTGCGGCGTGGGGGCCTTACGGCAGCAAGATGGCGCCCAAAGGGAAAGGCGGCGGCAAAGCCGGGAAGGGTGAGCGGGGCTgggcggcaccggcaccggccgGGCGGGGGTGCTGGGCCGGCCCCGGCCGGGCGGGGGTGCTGGGCCGGCCCCAGCCGGGCTGGGGTTGTGGGCCGGTACCGGCCGGGTTGGGGTGCTgggccgggaccgggaccggccGGGCTGGGGCCCGGAGGCGGTGGGGGCCGAGCCAGTCTCAGAGCCCGGCAGGGCCGGCGGGGACCGGGCCGGTGTCAGGATGATCGGTTCACAGGCGGCGacagcggcagcggcagcgaGAGCAAAGCACAGGGCCCGAAGGGAGGCGGCAGCGCCGTCAAGGTGAGCGCGGGGGGCGTGGGGGACCAGGCGGGCTGCGGGTTCTctgccccagcacctgcaggctCGTcccgcccgccggccccgctcgccacagccccgctgcccgcccCTCCAGGTTCGGCACATCCTGTGCGAAAAGCACGGCCGGGCCATGGAGgccatggagaagctgaagtcTGGACAGCGCTTTAGCGAGGTGGCGGCACAGTACAGCGAGGACAAGGCCAGGCAAGGGGTGAGTGAGTGCTGCACCAGACAGGGCGGTGGGGCcgggcagcaggagcctgggtCCTGCTCGTCACCAGCAGGACCTGTCCCACGGCCACATCACCCACCCTCCCTGCTCCGAGTCTCAAGGCTTAACCCCCACGGTCCCTTGCTGCAGGGAGACCTGGGCTGGATGACCAGAGGCTCCATGGTGGGACCATTCCAGGAGGCAGCATTTGCCCTGCCTGTGAGCAGCATGGACAAGCCCGTGTACACGGACCCTCCCGTCAAGACCAAGTTCGGATACCACATTATCATGGTGgaaggcagaaaataaaatgtgaatgacCATGATGACCTTGTTGACTGCTTGAATCCCGAGTCCCAGACACCTTGGCCTTGGAGCAAGTTGGGCACAACCAGCAACATGCCTGGAAGCaggctggctgtccctgccactgtgctagcagagcagggccctgcctgAAGAGGTAAAGTGTCCCTGGGAAGGGTGAAACAAGAGCCTTTTATAGATGTTGATGTCTCTGTTGCCTGGCAGGCCAGCCTCTTCCTTCTCCACATTATCTGTGGAGATAATGGCCTGTCACTGGAGTGAGGTGCCCAGGTTTTTATCTGCAAACAGAAATGATGCAGAAAAGGACAGAGGGGCCCCAGGGCTTGGTCTCCATCCTCCCCAAGAGGATGCAGTCGGCTCCAATGGTGCAATTTATGCTCCAGAGCTTCAGGACAGTCCCTTCAGTGGAGGGTGGGTAACACTGGAGCTGGGTCAggccaggcagggaagggacctgggggtaGGAGGGGAGGATGAGCTCTCCTGAGCACAGACTGATCTCTTCCTACAGCTCCACCTTGCCCACTCAGAGCTGGGGGAAGAGACTGAATAATTCAGGTTTGGATAAGGAAAAAAGCCACTAAACACTTGTGTGCCGCTTCCTGCGttcccctgtgctgtgggcagtgcaAGGGAAGCAGCCCAGCAAGATTCCTGCTATctcaggagcccagcccagagccatgATCCCCTTGATGCCCACAGAGCCTCCAAACCAGCCAGAGCTCCAGCAACAGGCACCAGCTTTGTTTACAGGTGAGCACCatgcacagagctcagagatGAGGAGGAAAcatcaaagaagaaaaggtccttctcttccctcccttttcaGGGTGTTGGTTTTGCTGAGTATGGAATGCTCAGAGAAGCCAACGAATGGCTTGCAGTGGAGAGCagacaggctgcccagagcagacacTGCCCCATGTAAAGGTGCTCTGTTAATAAACCACTCATTTCCAGGCTACCAGAACCCTGTTCTTTCTTTTGGCAAAAACACATTGACACAACTGCACCTGCAAATCTGCCGTGTTTGCTGTGGTTCCAAATACAGAGAGCTCGTCTCCCAaactgcacagctcagccaggtGTGGGGTCCTGTGCTACGGTGTGGTATTGCAGAAGGCAATGCCATGGCACAAGGAAACATCCCTGTCTGCCGCTGGGCTGTTACCAGGTGAGACTGGCAGGATAAGCACACCAGGCTGAGGCTGTGTTGGTGAGGGCAGAATCACTCAAAGCCAGAACAAGGAACTTTTGAGCTGCTGGTTTGTAAGATTGAGGCACTCTCAGCCAGTTTGCTGACAACGCTGAGCTGTGTGGTGTGGTCACACACTGGAAAGGATggatccagagggacctggacaggctggagaggtgaGACCATGTGAAAAGTACAAGGTTCTACACCTGGGTTAGAACATTCTCAGGCACAGCTGAAGAAGGGGCAGAGAAGGGATTGAGAGCAGTCCTGGGAGAAGGGCTTGGGGTGATGGCTAACAAAAAACTCATGAAAacccatgagccagcagtgagcattcccagcccagaaaccctctgtgtcctgggctgcacccaaaGGAACAtgggcagcaggtgagggaggggattctccCCTGCTCCCAAGATCCTGCCTAGAGTCCTGCACACAGTTCACGCAGCataagaaggacatggaactgttggagcaagtccagaagAGGCCATGAAGTTGATAagaggactggagcatctcccctgtgaagaaaggctgagagagttggggctTTTCAGGCTCTTTAGCCTGGGGAAGGTTGTATGGACACCTCAGAGCACATTTCAGTATCTGAAAGGGCCTACAAGGGAGCCAGAGAGGGATTCTATCCAGAACTGGAATGACAGGATACAGAGTAATGGATTTAGGCTGACAAGAGGACAGAAGGGATattggaaagaaattatttcttgtgAGAGTGATAAAACActgcacaggttgcccagagaagctgtggctgccccatccatAGAAGTGTTTCAAGGtcaggcttggagcaacctgatctagtggaaggagTCCTTGCTTgtggcaggggttggaactggaaGGTCTGTAAGGCACCCAAATGTTGGGTGACCTTCAGGCACCCAAATTGGCTTATTTAAAACCCAAAGGAGGGAGGAACCACAGCACCACAGAACTGGGCTGTACAGTGACCATGGGACTGTACTGTCCCCACCTTCTcagg
Coding sequences within:
- the NHSL2 gene encoding NHS-like protein 2 isoform X3 translates to MGNAQRKGPRSQRRGRMRSATATSNLDLESKKAAPAKLPWQQPVNVFLAAGRPPGMEQLHQEAQLNLQSLLQEEYEEQYTESRVTGQTFRAAGHPPSDTSPEPSPRPPPAKRLEFVLMPPSQRAAEEETTSSTVLSARPPDTSLSLPTSPDKQQPWPSAFPLPPEEEKQWHQPSSIQTNIVPINVSETAMNPKSTLRRRRTIIGFPNLSLRDQGSANGPTSSTHAPIDESLSCSFVPETTSRGTVPQEISARPPLSAPLRKTFSDLGALRCQPPAAMDGAANPCASACNGTQGIPFSPPWTPVGYGSPPSLTSGPGKGPTCTSPGGFIPSPSPGSPAASTSFFIATEERMGSNGPSFFSGPVPASPPSSRCIQGAKGNFLPGSQEELEPAAGPAQLEVERAGCRFRERSLSVPTDSGSLCSVDITYAETRRGSANYALGYPSASSEGSTSTDNVSLGLEPEGQRRRRSKSISLKKAKKKPSPPTRSVSLIKEGPDGDEGLSAALPKDQRPKSLCIPPELQGHRLVHADPQGSAGREPNSTTAPHQWHLTDWRAGSDPYQSLSGSSTTTGTTAVECAKTRGSSESLVSPSVSRATTPSQLSAEADLKTSSPGRPTGLMSPSSGYSSQSETPTPTVPTSTILGHSPHQVRVRPLVPERKSSLPPTSPMERSPKGRLSFDLPLTPPAHLDLSGLKISLKGKTKVSRHHSDSTFGTKLAQKTSPITPIMPVVTQSDLRSVRLRSISRSEPEDSADGPEHTEEPAHIPCPGPERKVKPPVAEKPPLARRPPCILPKPPVLREEGPLSPKSPPGTTAKEKGLAQDAFVVRRRGELRRSSALGESHLSLTPAGPRRLSQGSLDERSSAEGERRKAKVPPPVPKKPSVLYLPLIPAPAQLGAGVGDLPPTPSPIITLDTDPTCCDPDAEEPPSPKAVGTTPASEPAPEQGSSAEAGMEEKSFASDKTAESIVEEDDEVFTTSRTTEDLFTVIHRSKRKVLGRKEPGDTFSSRPTSHSPVKTSSSPAGESLAAAGSSGKSSSRNEDFKALLQKKSSKTSPGTRPSAAELLKTTNPLARRVITEFAPELDSANSPKSQP